Below is a window of Candidatus Dependentiae bacterium DNA.
GCAGCGTGAGTATAGTCTGCCCAGAGAGGTTTAAAAGTGGGCGCTAATGCAAGAGCAAGGGATCCCATTGCGCTTAATATCAAACCGCAGCAGACGCCAATAAAAATGGTAATCGATTTTTGCGTGTGTTTATTGAGGGTTCTTGTAGTTGCAAGAGCTGCACCAGCGCCATAATATAATCCTTGGGAAATAATTTGCAGCATGAGCCAACCACCTGATCTGATTGCTTGATGTAAATATGGCTCGCTAGTTTGAAAGCAGGCGGTAATGAGTGGCCAAATATTGATCGATTGCACGAGCGCTTTTAGTGCTAGTAAAACAGAAAAAACAAAAAAGATCGTTGATGAAAATGCAAGGCGGCGCCAATTTCTTACGAGCAAGATCATAAAGAAACCTAAACAAATAAGCGCAAATAAGCTGCAGATCATGCCGATAATTCTTATTACCGTTGTATATTGTTTTTCTGCGCGTTGCCATTGTTCTGGAATAAATATAAAGCGTTCCGCATTTGAAAATTCGTCTCCCGCAAGAGAGATTTTAACGCGCGCTTCGCCATCATTTAGCAGAACATGAGGATCTTTGAACGTAAATATCCAATCTACGCGCGTTGGGTGTTTTTTTGAGACTGCGGATATTTCATTTAATTTTGCAGGATCTAGATTAAATTCATTTCTAATGATTTCGTGCGCTTTTTTTCGTGCAGATGATTCACTAAGAGAAGCTCCGGGCCGAGCTTCGGGTAGAACGTGATCAAATTCTCTTATTTTTCCAGAGCCTTCAACAAGAATGCCGAACTCTTCTGAACGTTCTGCTATATCTCCCTCAAACTGTGCAAACCGCAATCTCCAAGAGGCTGGCGTGATATAAGAGCCAAGCAAATTCATGTACACATCTTTTCCATTCTTTTGGATCACAAACCTATCGTGCTCATCTGTGTCTCCATGAGTATTAATAAGCGATTGCCACGGTGGATTTGAAAGCGAAAAGCCACGTTCCGTTAGCATAGAAGATGCGGAATTTAGTGCTTCAGCTTTTCGTGTTTCTAAAGGAAAATTCTGTTGTTTAAATGGGGTAAGGAAAAGCCAACCCACCATTGCGATGATGCCAAATAATGCAAGAAAGCGAATTTCTTTTCCAGAAATTCCGCGAAGAGGTTCTTCTTCAGGGATAAAAAATTCATCATCTTTTTGTTTAGGCTCAGGTTGAAGAGATTTATTATAGGCAGTTGCAGGCGCTTGAGTGAATGTGCCATTTTTAAACCGTGCATAAAGTACGATGATGAGTGGAATCGATGAGATAATAATTACAAGCGCTTTGTTGATAAGCGTTCCGGGCCCGGTTGAGATAAAAAGGGGTAAAGCCATCCAGAAAACATCAAAGATAACATGCGATAGAATGCTTGGGAGCAAGCCATAAATCAAATAAATTCCACCAAAAAGTGATGATGAAAATATCAGCTCAACAACGCGCGCATAGGCGGGTTGTTGCGGATAATTCGCATGGCCTGCGCCAAAAATCAATACTTGTATAATAAAACCAAGTGCGATAAAAAGATTTCGTCGTCGAAAATAGGAGCCAAGCAATGCCGCACCCGCTAGAGGGATTGCGCGAAAAAGGCATTCTTCCATGAATCCAGCCATAAATGCTTGCGAAAGTGCACTAAACCAAGGAAAATAAGTGGCTAAAATATTGGGGTTGAAAAGCATTTCAGCAGGTGTCCACCAACCTAGATAGCGAGTTGTGAAAGCATATGCTGCAGTAACATAAGCAATATCTACGCCAATTATGAGGTAGCCACCAAGGGTTCTACCCAGCACTTGGATCGACGAAGCATTTTCATTTTTCCACATCGACCATAGTTTGAGATGGTAGCCAAAAGCGTAGCGTGTTAATCCTTCTGCGATAGCAAATACGAGAGTAAGTAATCCGGTATATATTAAAAGGCTTGCAAAAAGAGAGATAAAAAGATGAACGAAAAAGGATGTTTTGCTGAGTGCTGTTTCATATTCTATCCAAGCAAGGGGAAGCTCATTGAGGGTGTTAAACGATTGCAGGAGTGCCACCAAAAAGCCCGCAGCAAGCGCTGGTCTCCAGAGAAGCGAATGACGCGCAAGAAGAAATGCAAGCCCTGCAAGGCAACCGATTCCTAAATAAAGAATACAGATCAAAAAAAGCGCACCGAACGCAATAATATTATTTGCTGAACGCATATGTTCATAACGACGCTTAAAACTTTCAGGGACCTTGATCTGATATTTAATTTCTGTCAATCGATCGCCACTGACGCCAAGATGCAGTTGAAAAGGAGCTCCGTTAACCGAATGGCCGATGCGATCATAAACAAACTGATGATCGATGCGCCCATTTGGTCTCATCTCTTGTGAGGATTGTGCGAAAGTATACGAGCTCAAATCTATCTGCCAATTAAGCGCGTTTTCTCGTGCGATTGCTAACGCTTGTTGTGGCGCGAGTGCGGATCCCGGCGCATCTTCAGGAAGTTTTTCGGACATGCCGTAGAAAGTTCCCTCAGGTGTAAAAAGAATTTCGGTTTCGTGCGCATCAAATTCTTTAAAATGGCGCACAATCCAATAATAGGGGGTGTACCATTTTTCTTTAATAATTTCATTTAACCGTTGTGTCCCGCCGCCTTCGAGCTCAATAAAATTTTTTGTTTCGTCATCAGTTTTAAATGCAACTGCTGCCTGATAATTTTCCGGCCCCCATTGATGAATGCGATCAAGAGCGGCCGCTTTTTCAAGCGCTTGTTCACGATTCATAGTGATGCGGATATTGAGGATGGCAAATGCCTTAGGAAAAAAATGATAGGCAAATAATAAGCCGCTCAAACAAAGTAAGGTTAATGTTATCCAAAATAATGGGGTGCGTGACCAAACGCGGGTTGAGCTCATAACTTCCTTTTTTTAATAAGTTATACAGAAGGAAGTTTAAGTATAAAAGTATTATAACTAATAGGATAGATGGAAAATCTATTTGCGCTTTTTATACAAACGTTGACGTTGGAGAAAAATAGTATTTTTGATTGCCTTTGCTTTCCGAGCAATATCTGAACTATTGGCTCTACTTGCTTCTTTTGCCAGATTAACACATTCAGCTTTAAACTGTTCTATTTCTTCTTTGGTATTAAGCGGTATGCGTTGGCGACGCTGATGATGGAAATCTATATTTGCTATAATAGGTTCTTGCTTGTTTTGTAAATCTAAGAGTTTGTGTTCAAGTAATCGCTGAACGGCGCAGAGCTTTAAGGATGAGAATATAAAATACTGAACAAATAATACAACTTTTAAAATATTCATGGCCGCGCTTGAAGTTAAAATAC
It encodes the following:
- a CDS encoding CPBP family intramembrane metalloprotease, translated to MSSTRVWSRTPLFWITLTLLCLSGLLFAYHFFPKAFAILNIRITMNREQALEKAAALDRIHQWGPENYQAAVAFKTDDETKNFIELEGGGTQRLNEIIKEKWYTPYYWIVRHFKEFDAHETEILFTPEGTFYGMSEKLPEDAPGSALAPQQALAIARENALNWQIDLSSYTFAQSSQEMRPNGRIDHQFVYDRIGHSVNGAPFQLHLGVSGDRLTEIKYQIKVPESFKRRYEHMRSANNIIAFGALFLICILYLGIGCLAGLAFLLARHSLLWRPALAAGFLVALLQSFNTLNELPLAWIEYETALSKTSFFVHLFISLFASLLIYTGLLTLVFAIAEGLTRYAFGYHLKLWSMWKNENASSIQVLGRTLGGYLIIGVDIAYVTAAYAFTTRYLGWWTPAEMLFNPNILATYFPWFSALSQAFMAGFMEECLFRAIPLAGAALLGSYFRRRNLFIALGFIIQVLIFGAGHANYPQQPAYARVVELIFSSSLFGGIYLIYGLLPSILSHVIFDVFWMALPLFISTGPGTLINKALVIIISSIPLIIVLYARFKNGTFTQAPATAYNKSLQPEPKQKDDEFFIPEEEPLRGISGKEIRFLALFGIIAMVGWLFLTPFKQQNFPLETRKAEALNSASSMLTERGFSLSNPPWQSLINTHGDTDEHDRFVIQKNGKDVYMNLLGSYITPASWRLRFAQFEGDIAERSEEFGILVEGSGKIREFDHVLPEARPGASLSESSARKKAHEIIRNEFNLDPAKLNEISAVSKKHPTRVDWIFTFKDPHVLLNDGEARVKISLAGDEFSNAERFIFIPEQWQRAEKQYTTVIRIIGMICSLFALICLGFFMILLVRNWRRLAFSSTIFFVFSVLLALKALVQSINIWPLITACFQTSEPYLHQAIRSGGWLMLQIISQGLYYGAGAALATTRTLNKHTQKSITIFIGVCCGLILSAMGSLALALAPTFKPLWADYTHAASLIPSIGFALTMFTGYVSATIIFLLITRFADLVTAQWKQRSLAGLILIVLLIFCINGLSIESIGTWLLPSLLVGGATAALYYVIIRHIRNSIPIITGTITILAIAQQAAFHAYPGVLLGAALAILLIGMLAYWWEENL